A region of the Muricauda sp. MAR_2010_75 genome:
TATGTTGGTTTTCCTTTGCCCGTAATTTTAATAGATGACGGATTAAAGGTTTTCTCCTCCTCAAAATTCCATCACGGGGAAACCGTGGCCGAAGTGGACGGCAACTATTACAAGCTGTACCACGGAAAAATTTACAAAACCGATGCCGAGGGCACCATCAATTATGATGAAGAGCACCATCCTACCAACGTAAAACCGTTGGACTTTTCCATCACCAAAAATGTGGTAATGATTATTGTTACAGGTTTGCTGATGTTGTGGTTGTTCACCAGTTTGGCCAAATCCTATGCCAAGAACAACGGTATTCCAACTGGGGCGGGTCGCTTTTTTGAACCTATTATATTATATGTTAGGGACGATATTGCCAGACCCAATATCGGTGAAAAGAAATACAAAAAATACATGCCGTACCTGTTGACCATCTTCTTCTTTATATGGTTCTTGAACATGTTCGGCCTAACCCCACTAGGGATTAACGTTACAGGAAACATCGCCATTACCTTTGCATTGGCCTTGATGACCTTTTTATTGACCAACTTCACTGGAACAAAGGATTACTGGATGCACCAGTTCAATCCACTTGGCGACTCCATGCCTTGGTACGCCAAGATACCTTTGTATATTATTCTTGTTCCTATTGAGATTTTGGGATTGTTCATCAAGCCATTCTCACTGCTCATCCGTTTGTACGCAAACATGCAGGCAGGCCACATTGTATTGATGAGCTTGATCGGGTTGATGTTCATTTTTAAAAGTTGGATCGGAAGCCCATTGTCCTTTGGACTGGCCTTTGCCATTTCATTGATAGAAGTATTGGTAGCCTTGCTACAAGCCTATATTTTCACCATGTTGAGTGCGTTGTACTTCGGATTTGCCTCCGAGGACCATCATGCAGAAGGTCATGAAGATGACCCAGAGTTGGTGCATCTATAGGATATGTCGTTCCCGCTGTTCCCTGAGCGTAGTCGAAGGGAAGCAGGAATCAAGTAAGTTGAATTTTTAATTTTTAAACTAGATAGATATGGAAGTTCCAGTAATGGTAGGTGCAGGTTTGGTTGTAATCGGTGCAGGTATCGGTATCGGTAAAATTGGTGGTTCCGCAATGGAAGCCATCGCTCGTCAGCCTGAAGCTTACGGAAAAATCCAAACAGCGATGTTGATTGCAGCAGCGTTGATTGAAGGTATTGGTTTTGCTGCTCTTTTTGCAGTGTAATCAAAAAACCCAGAGCAAAAGTTGTAACGGTTGGTTGCAACTTTTGCTTCATTAATAGTTTAAAAAGTACAAGAATAAAGCATAGATATGGAAAAGTTATTGGAAGAGTTTTCGTTGGGACTGTTTTTTTGGCAAACCGTGTTGTTCGGATTGTTGTTGTTCCTGTTGTACAAATTTGCATGGAAACCTATCCTTAAGGCGGTTAATGATCGGGAAGAAGGCATTAAAAATGCTTTGGATGCCGCCGATGCTGCCAAAAAGGAAATGCAGAATGTTACTGCCGATAGCGAAAAATTGTTGAAAGAGGCCAGAGCGGAGCGCGATGCGTTGTTGAAGGAAGCCCGTGAAATCAAAGAAAGTATTGTTTCCGAAGCCAAGGAGCAGGCCAAAGTTGAAGGTAATAAAATGATCAAGCAGGCCCAAGCCACCATCGAAAGTGAAAAGAAAGCTGCCGTTTCGGAGATAAAGGCACAAGTGGCCAACCTTTCTTTGGAAATCGCGGAAAAAGTCATCAAAGAAGAATTGTCCGACAAGAAGAAACAACAGAAGTTGGTGGATGATATGTTGGGCGACATCAAATTGAACTAAAACAAAAGGTATTGGTTTGCTAAGGCGTGGTTGTAGCATAGTTTCAACATTAGCCTTTCACCATTAACCCAATAACCTAAAGAATATGAACCAAAACAGGGCAGCCATACGCTACGCAAAAGCAACCTTGGATTTCGCTATCGAAAAGAAAGCGGCGGAAGCCGTGGAAAAAGATATGCGGGATATTTCAGTGACAATTTCTGAAAGTAGCGAGTTGGAAAAACTTTTGGAGAGTCCCATTGTAAATAATGTGGTAAAGAAAAATGCATTGCTTGAAATTTTCAAGGACTCCTCCGAGATCACAAAGGGACTTATCGCTACATTGGTAAGCAACAAGCGTATAGCCATATTGCAGGAAGTGGCCTTTAAATACATCATTCTTCATGAAAAATTAAAAGGTGAAGATGTGGCCTTCGTAACCACAGCTGTCCCTTTGACCGCTGATTTGGAAAAGAAAATATTGGCCGAAGTGAACAAAATCACCGGAAACAAGGTTACTATAGAGAACAAGATTGACGAAAGCATTATTGGTGGATTTGTATTGCGCGTTGGCGATTTACAGTATGATGCCAGCATCGCAAACAAATTGAACAGTTTAAAAAGAGAATTTACAAATAGTCTATAAAAATGGCAGGAGTAAAAGCCGCTGAGGTATCAGCAATTTTGAAAAAACAGTTATCAGGTTTTGAGGCTACCGCTTCTTTGGATGAAGTAGGTACCGTATTGCAAGTGGGGGATGGTATTGCCCGTGTTTACGGACTTTCCAATGCCCAGTACGGGGAGCTTGTGGAGTTTGATGGTGGCATGGAAGGTATCGTTCTTAACCTTGAGGAAGATAACGTAGGTGTGGTTTTGTTGGGTCCAACCAAGGAAATTGTGGAAGGAGCTACCGTAAAAAGAACACAACGTATCGCATCCATTAAAGTGGGTGAAGGAATTGTTGGCCGTGTGGTGGATACCTTGGGTAACCCTATCGATGGCAAAGGACCTATCGCTGGCGAAACCTATGAAATGCCCTTGGAGCGCAAAGCTCCTGGTGTAATTTTTAGACAACCTGTAAACGAACCTTTGCAGACCGGTATCAAGGCGATAGACGCCATGATTCCAGTAGGTCGTGGACAACGGGAGTTGGTTATTGGTGATAAACAAACAGGTAAAACCACCGTTTGTATCGATACCATCTTGAACCAGAAAGAATTTTACGATGCGGGTGAACCCGTTTACTGTATTTACGTAGCCGTTGGTCAGAAAGCATCTACGGTTGCTGCCATTGCCAAGACGTTGGAAGACAGGGGAGCTTTGGCGTACACCACTATCGTGGCGGCCAACGCATCTGACCCTGCTCCTATGCAGGTATATGCGCCTTTTGCTGGTGCAGCGATTGGGGAGTACTTCAGGGATACAGGTCGTCCTGCTTTGATCATCTATGATGATTTGTCAAAACAAGCGGTTGCCTATCGTGAAGTATCCTTGTTGTTGCGTAGACCTCCAGGACGTGAAGCTTACCCTGGTGACGTTTTCTACCTGCACTCAAGATTGTTGGAGCGTGCTGCAAAAGTGATTGGGGATGATGAGATTGCAAAAAACATGAACGACCTTCCAGAGGTGTTGAAACCAATGGTAAAAGGGGGAGGTTCATTGACAGCATTGCCTATTATTGAAACTCAAGCAGGTGACGTATCAGCGTATATCCCAACCAACGTAATTTCCATTACCGATGGTCAGATATTCTTGGAGCAAGATTTGTTCAACCAAGGGGTTCGTCCTGCGATTAACGTGGGTATCTCCGTATCCCGTGTGGGTGGTTCCGCGCAGATAAAATCTATGAAGAAAGTGGCCGGTACCTTGAAATTGGACCAAGCCCAGTTCCGTGAATTGGAAGCTTTTGCCAAGTTCGGTTCCGATTTGGATGCCGCTACCTTGAATGTCATTGAAAAAGGACGTAGAAACGTGGAAATCTTGAAACAAGGTCAGAACGATCCGTTCACCGTTGAAGACCAGGTGGCCATCATCTTTGCAGGTTCCAAGAACTTGTTGCGTGATGTTCCTGTGGATAAGGTAAAAGAGTTTGAAAGAGATTACTTGGAGTTCTTGAACGCAAAACACAGAGACGTATTGGATAGCTTAAAGGCTGGAAAATTGACCGATGAGGTTACCGATACATTGACCGCTGTTTGTAAAGATCTGTCAGGGAAATATAGAAGTTAGTATTGAGTATTCAGTACAAAGTATTGAGATGACTGTAGCAAATCGCTCAAACCTCAATACTAATATCTAGATACTAGAAAAATATGGCGAACCTAAAGGAAATACGGAATAGGATTACATCCATCTCTTCAACGATGCAGATTACCAGTGCCATGAAAATGGTTTCTGCTGCCAAGTTGAAGAAGGCCCAAGATGCCATCACGGCCATGCGCCCTTATTCTGACAAACTTACTGAGTTGTTGCAAGGACTAAGTGCTAGTTTGGATGGGGATGCCGGTAGTGCATTTACGGACAATAGACCCGCAAATAAAGTATTGGTTGTGGCCATAACCTCCAATCGAGGTTTGTGTGGAGCATTTAATTCCAACATCATTAAACAGAGCCGAACTTTGGTAGCTCAAACCTACGCTGGAAAGCAGGTGGATTTTGTGACCATTGGAAAGAAAGCCAACGATATCCTTCGTAAAAAGCATACCATCATAGCCAATCATAGCAGTGTTTTTGATGATTTAACCTTTGACAATGTAGCCGAGATTGGCCAGTTTTTGATGGACCAATTCACCGAAGGTAAGTATGACCGAATCGATTTGGTATACAACAAGTTCAAAAACGCTGCCACTCAAATTGTGATGACCGAGCAGTTCTTGCCCATTGCCATTTCTGAGGAAAATGGTTCCAGTGTTTCCGATTACATTTTTGAGCCTTCAAAGGCAGAGATTGTAGAGCAATTGATTCCGAAATCATTGAAGACCCAATTGTTCAAAGCTATCCGGGATTCATTTGCCAGCGAGCACGGTGCCCGTATGACCGCCATGCACAAAGCAACGGACAACGCGGCTGAACTCAGGGATGAATTAAAATTGACGTACAACAAAGCCCGTCAAGCAGCCATCACTAATGAAATTCTTGAGATTGTTGGTGGTGCCGAGGCATTGAACAACTAGAGTTACTAAAATATCAAATATATAAAGCCGCTTATTAAGCGGCTTTTTTTGTCTTCCAATCTTTTATTGTATTTGGACTAAAGCGTTTTATGTAACTTGTGGTCACTTAGTAAAGGTTATTAAAGAGAACACACCTATTGAATCCACTAAAAAGGCTTTTTAAACAGACTTTTATTTATGGACTGGCCACGGTGTTGCCGAGGGTCATTTCCTTTTTTCTGCTACCGCTGTATACCTCAGTTTTTGAAAACGCGGCAGGTTATGGACAGTATACCAACATTTATGCATGGATCGCCATCTTCAATGTTTTTTTGGCCTATGGTATGGAAACTGCTTTTTTTAGGTTCTATCATAAATCCGAGGACAAAAAAAAGATAATATCCACTTCGTTGATTTCCCTTTTGGCCTCGTCCCTTTTGTTTTTGATCATTGCATTGTCCGTAAAACAATGGTTGTCCCAAGTGACCAATATCAATGTGGATTACATCAAGTTCACCACGTTTATCTTGGTTTTGGATGCCTTGGTCATTGTTCCCTTTGCCTTGTTGAGGGCACAGGAAAAACCCATGAAATATGCGGTGCTAAAAACCATCAATGTAGCCATAAATTTGGCCTTCAATATCTTTTTCCTGCTTGTTTTGCCCAAAATGGTCCTAGAAAACCAGTCCGGATTCTTTCATGCCATGTATAAGGAAAACTGGGAAATTCATTATGTGTTGATTTCAAATGTTATCGCCAGCGGCATTACCCTGTTGATTTTGCTCCCCAGCTATTTTAAGGTTCCCTATCTGTTCGACTCCATTCTTTGGAAACAGATGATGAAATACGCTGGACCTGTAATGGTTGCTGGAATAGCATTTACCGTAAATGAAGTGTTGGATAAGATTTTACTGACTGAGATATTACCACCGGACACTGCTGAGGCAGAAGTAGGAAAGTATGGGGCCTGCTACAAATTGGCACTGTTCATGACGTTATTTGGAACAGCCTTTCGGATGGGTGTTGAACCCTTCTTCTTTAGTCATGCCAAAACTGAAAAACCACAAAAAACCTATGCACAGATTACCAATTATTTTGTGATTTTGGGCAGCATTATCCTTTTGGTCGTTGTGGCCTACATCGATCTTTTGGGCAAACTTTTAATTCGGAACCCTATTTATTGGGAAGCACTTGAGGTTGTCCCTATTATTCTTTTAGGAAGTTTTTGCCTTGGCATTTATCATAACCTGTCTGTTTGGTACAAAGTAACCGATCAAACCAAATTTGGGGCCTATATTTCATCCATTGGGGCGCTGATTACCCTTGTTATCAATGTTGGGCTAATTCCCAAGATTGGGTATATGGCTTCCGCCCTGGCCACATTGGCCGCTTATGGTAGTATGATGCTCTTGTCCTATTTCTTCGGAAGAAGATATTACCCGGTACCCTACAATATGCGGAAGATAACCTTTTACCTTTCCGTTTCAATTCTCTTTTCAGCACTATCCTTCTACGTTTTTAATAGAAATTTAATAGCGGGCAGCCTACTTCTTTTGTTATTTTTGGGATTGGTTTACAGAATGGAAGGAGCTAATTTAAGAAGCATATTTTTAAAGCGTGAAGATTAAAATCATCAACAAGTCTAGGCATAAACTGCCCCATTACGAGACATTGGCCTCTGCAGGCATGGACCTTAGGGCGAATATTGATTCACCCATTGTATTAAAACCCTTGGAAAGGGCCATTGTTCCCACGGGAATCTATATGGAGCTTCCAGTGGGGTATGAGGCGCAGATTAGACCACGTAGTGGTCTTGCCGCAAAAAAGGGAATCTCGGTCCTCAATGCACCTGGCACCATTGATGCAGACTATCGCGGAGAGGTAGGTGTGATTCTAGTGAACCTTTCATCCGAGGAATTTACTGTTGAAAACGGTGAGCGCATTGCCCAAATGGTCATAGCCAAACACGAGCGGGCCGAATGGGAGGAAGTGGAATCCCTTTCAGAAACCGATAGGGGCGCCGGAGGATTTGGCAGTACCGGAACACAATAAAAACAAACACTTACTACGTTATACTAAAAAGAACACATGAAAATAATCGTCCCCATGGCGGGAAGAGGCTCCCGA
Encoded here:
- the atpB gene encoding F0F1 ATP synthase subunit A, translating into MRKTFFTRLILVGTLLLAQFSFAKEQEHETEEHGKDLKTEIKEYISHHLKDSHDFSLFSYTAENGEHKYVGFPLPVILIDDGLKVFSSSKFHHGETVAEVDGNYYKLYHGKIYKTDAEGTINYDEEHHPTNVKPLDFSITKNVVMIIVTGLLMLWLFTSLAKSYAKNNGIPTGAGRFFEPIILYVRDDIARPNIGEKKYKKYMPYLLTIFFFIWFLNMFGLTPLGINVTGNIAITFALALMTFLLTNFTGTKDYWMHQFNPLGDSMPWYAKIPLYIILVPIEILGLFIKPFSLLIRLYANMQAGHIVLMSLIGLMFIFKSWIGSPLSFGLAFAISLIEVLVALLQAYIFTMLSALYFGFASEDHHAEGHEDDPELVHL
- the atpE gene encoding ATP synthase F0 subunit C — its product is MEVPVMVGAGLVVIGAGIGIGKIGGSAMEAIARQPEAYGKIQTAMLIAAALIEGIGFAALFAV
- a CDS encoding F0F1 ATP synthase subunit B; the encoded protein is MEKLLEEFSLGLFFWQTVLFGLLLFLLYKFAWKPILKAVNDREEGIKNALDAADAAKKEMQNVTADSEKLLKEARAERDALLKEAREIKESIVSEAKEQAKVEGNKMIKQAQATIESEKKAAVSEIKAQVANLSLEIAEKVIKEELSDKKKQQKLVDDMLGDIKLN
- the atpH gene encoding ATP synthase F1 subunit delta; this encodes MNQNRAAIRYAKATLDFAIEKKAAEAVEKDMRDISVTISESSELEKLLESPIVNNVVKKNALLEIFKDSSEITKGLIATLVSNKRIAILQEVAFKYIILHEKLKGEDVAFVTTAVPLTADLEKKILAEVNKITGNKVTIENKIDESIIGGFVLRVGDLQYDASIANKLNSLKREFTNSL
- the atpA gene encoding F0F1 ATP synthase subunit alpha, which translates into the protein MAGVKAAEVSAILKKQLSGFEATASLDEVGTVLQVGDGIARVYGLSNAQYGELVEFDGGMEGIVLNLEEDNVGVVLLGPTKEIVEGATVKRTQRIASIKVGEGIVGRVVDTLGNPIDGKGPIAGETYEMPLERKAPGVIFRQPVNEPLQTGIKAIDAMIPVGRGQRELVIGDKQTGKTTVCIDTILNQKEFYDAGEPVYCIYVAVGQKASTVAAIAKTLEDRGALAYTTIVAANASDPAPMQVYAPFAGAAIGEYFRDTGRPALIIYDDLSKQAVAYREVSLLLRRPPGREAYPGDVFYLHSRLLERAAKVIGDDEIAKNMNDLPEVLKPMVKGGGSLTALPIIETQAGDVSAYIPTNVISITDGQIFLEQDLFNQGVRPAINVGISVSRVGGSAQIKSMKKVAGTLKLDQAQFRELEAFAKFGSDLDAATLNVIEKGRRNVEILKQGQNDPFTVEDQVAIIFAGSKNLLRDVPVDKVKEFERDYLEFLNAKHRDVLDSLKAGKLTDEVTDTLTAVCKDLSGKYRS
- the atpG gene encoding ATP synthase F1 subunit gamma, whose amino-acid sequence is MANLKEIRNRITSISSTMQITSAMKMVSAAKLKKAQDAITAMRPYSDKLTELLQGLSASLDGDAGSAFTDNRPANKVLVVAITSNRGLCGAFNSNIIKQSRTLVAQTYAGKQVDFVTIGKKANDILRKKHTIIANHSSVFDDLTFDNVAEIGQFLMDQFTEGKYDRIDLVYNKFKNAATQIVMTEQFLPIAISEENGSSVSDYIFEPSKAEIVEQLIPKSLKTQLFKAIRDSFASEHGARMTAMHKATDNAAELRDELKLTYNKARQAAITNEILEIVGGAEALNN
- a CDS encoding lipopolysaccharide biosynthesis protein; the encoded protein is MNPLKRLFKQTFIYGLATVLPRVISFFLLPLYTSVFENAAGYGQYTNIYAWIAIFNVFLAYGMETAFFRFYHKSEDKKKIISTSLISLLASSLLFLIIALSVKQWLSQVTNINVDYIKFTTFILVLDALVIVPFALLRAQEKPMKYAVLKTINVAINLAFNIFFLLVLPKMVLENQSGFFHAMYKENWEIHYVLISNVIASGITLLILLPSYFKVPYLFDSILWKQMMKYAGPVMVAGIAFTVNEVLDKILLTEILPPDTAEAEVGKYGACYKLALFMTLFGTAFRMGVEPFFFSHAKTEKPQKTYAQITNYFVILGSIILLVVVAYIDLLGKLLIRNPIYWEALEVVPIILLGSFCLGIYHNLSVWYKVTDQTKFGAYISSIGALITLVINVGLIPKIGYMASALATLAAYGSMMLLSYFFGRRYYPVPYNMRKITFYLSVSILFSALSFYVFNRNLIAGSLLLLLFLGLVYRMEGANLRSIFLKRED
- the dut gene encoding dUTP diphosphatase, which encodes MKIKIINKSRHKLPHYETLASAGMDLRANIDSPIVLKPLERAIVPTGIYMELPVGYEAQIRPRSGLAAKKGISVLNAPGTIDADYRGEVGVILVNLSSEEFTVENGERIAQMVIAKHERAEWEEVESLSETDRGAGGFGSTGTQ